Genomic window (Cardiocondyla obscurior isolate alpha-2009 linkage group LG06, Cobs3.1, whole genome shotgun sequence):
CTCCCTGCGCCTCAGCCGCACCACCACGTTCTGCGGGCCGATCCGGCGGGGATTGACAGGGCAGGGATCCGCCACGGGCTCGATTCTGCCCTCCCGCACCGCCATCCCTACGCCCTACGTGGCCCTACGCGTCCGTCGCGCGAGAATAGTGTCGCACTTGCACGACTTGCATGGCCGTGAGCACCATGGCTAcgtcgcggtaaaaaaaaaaaaaacagaaattaaaacactaaaataaaagaaaaatgatgtCAACATCAAGTGCTGCGACGTATCATCTTGACCAAGACATCGCTCGCGCCCGATTTCAACGACGACTCCGACGAGTCGGCCGAGTCACAAGCCATGCAAGATGATGCAAGTTCGAAACGGTTTGGGAGGTTATAGTTATACGTGAACGAATGGAGGGACTGGAGGGAAACGATGATGTAGCCAAATTCACAGTCGACGCGTTTAGTATCGGGTGAGTGCGATTGGTCGATCAAAATGAGTCTGAAAACATAAGCCAATCACCATTTAGTCGCTAGATCGACGAACGCGTCTTTGTTGGTCCGCTAAAATTTGAATCTTTGATTTTTGTTGTATATGCATgttcattaatttatcgatCAAACAGTTTCAGACGTATCACGTATCCTCTGATACGGAAGACAGGTTggataacgataaaaatttaaccaCGAAAATACTCGAAAGAaactcgttctctcttttacgAAAGAATGGCAGATCAAATAGAACACATTATACCACCGTGGGAAGTTGAGGCTTACGTGGAAGGTTTAAAGATTTCGAACTTTGAGAACATCGGAACAAAAAggtaaattttaacttttacaTATTTCCTTGTCATATAAcacaatttgaaaattatcaaTGAAAACCACCAAcgcgcgcaattatttttcagctGGTTAATATTCCATAAGAAACTGGTGTTGCTAAACCAGCAGAATGTATTCGAAATAACTGAGCTGCGCGAGGAGAGCGTGACCGAGTGGTTTATCTCGTTAAAGAAagtatagatatatatttattaaatgtaataattatattctaacagtattatatcttttacgatattaattatttttattgcaccgTTTTAGATTCCTATTCTCGTGTATGAAGCTATTCAAATTGACATATGGAAACATAAAGTTTTCCCGATTCTAATCGATCTCAATGGCGAGCCAAAAAACACATTTATGCTGTACAGTGTATTTTATCACGAAGTCATCGCGGTCTCTTTGttggaaaatatattatttcactGCGAGGGAGCGCAAACAGTGGAGGAATTTGTAATCGATCTCATTGATTATGCCGTTCAGCGAGTAACGATGCTTCTTGATGGAAAAACTGTggatatacataaaaaatacgaaattaaagACTCTGAGTAAGATACTATACtctaaattaaatcaaaactGAATTCAATGATCATGCTTTTCATCAGGTCCTGCTTGGAAGAAATAACAGAGAAGCGAAAGACATTAGAGTTCGACATTGGAATGCGATGTATTTCGATTCTTCACTATCTCATTGAAATTTTGGATACCTTACCTCTTTGCGCGATTTCGCATATGCTGGCGGTACATGACATTCCGTACTTATTTGCACATCTGATAGAAACTCAACCATGGAAGAAACAAAATGAGAATGGTAACAGCATGTGCTCTTCATTTCTAACATTTTGGTggaatgtaattataaattataatttaattgacgagttaatttttatacaggtGATGTAATGATGTATGAGATGAACTGGAAAAAAATCAACGacattagaaaaattaataaaagagagGGACAAGTATGGTTCGGTTTGCGACAATTACTTCTTAATCCAAAATGTTCTCCGTATTATGAAATCACTGAACACAGACTGTCCCAGTTCTCGCaagtattaattatcgatatttatatgtataaataaattatattacgatttttaattctatatctTAGTTACAGAAACATCTACATCGAGATGTATTAGATCAAATAACTCTTCTAATAGAGCTTAAAAGATGGTTATCCTATTTAAACATATCGCCAGCAATGCCGTCTTCGAAGCCAACTTGTCCGATTCGCGTGGAAGTTATACCACAGGTATATCAGTGTTCTTTATCTCCTGTTtcttgttaaattttcaattacgtaaaattaaatgcattgaATATAGATCAAGTCAACTATTTTggaaaaatatcataaaatgtGGAAGAAATTAGCTAAACATCAGTCCAAGTATTTATTTACGACCGATGCAGATTATATTAAAGACGCTGCGCAAACTTTAAATCAAGTTTACgatttggaaaaattaaatcgtatagaaataaaatattgtttattgTGTCAAGAACCGTCTAAAAAACGATGTTCTAGATGCAAAGAAGTTTGGTATTGCAGCAGGTATATAGAAAATACTTCAAGAGTTTGCTAAATCACATATTAAATGCATAAAAGTAatatagtattaataattgcttTTGTTACAGAGAATGTCAAGTAAAAGATTGGGAaaatcacaaaaatatttgcgataCGATATCGAAAAAACGTAACAGTGATtcatcataattaaaaatgtattcatcaatgtacaatatatatattttatagattatGATTGAATCTTAATGGAAATTCTGAAACAAAGATTTCACGAATAAATGTATTTGTGTAGTTTACatcaagtattttattaaaagatgtTAATGTACAGCACTTTGTTTAAGATATTCCATTAGAACATCCTTAGCAGGTGTGTCTTCTCCAAAATcctaaaagtattaaatatttttttcaataatgagGTAACAATGACTAAggagaaaatgtaaataaaaattatttcagcaaGGCATAATTTCAGCATGATCTATGATATGGGTTCTACTCAGTAGAGGGAGCCTAGCTGTCatcatataaaaatgattttataaattagttCTTTAACACTGTTACTGTTaagtttcataattataataaattttaatagaaaaaataaaattctttaattgaTACAACTCACCTTTATGACAACACAAGAGCAGCCAACTACTTTTCTTGCTTTCCCTGCACTGTCAATTTTACATAAACCAGCCCACTCGCCTAACTTTTTGTTATTATCAACCTTTATCAGTGGAATTTGATGTTCATTGCATAATGCTTGAACCAATTTCTTGTACATTGGCTCATCACAATTATCAGCCAGGATGCAGAGCATAGCTTGTCTCCTGAAACATAAAacattcataaaaattatttaattattttgtacttttaataattaatactgtaACATAGAATTTGTTTTATTAGAACAAAAAGATACtaacaataaaatacaaagaaaaaaattttagtttctCCATATATATTAGTAGAcattagttaatttaaaaactagtaaaataaatttttattttttaatatcttactTGTCTAAAGCTTTAGCAGCTTCGTGAAGCCCATGCACAACGCCATCGTGAATAAGAGAATTCTTCAAAACTTCTTGAAGCGCAGTGTTAACATCCATACTACCACCCGCTGCAATCGTTGATGGAACATCATCGCTGTAAAGAAACAATttcattaacatttatataaatattacttgaAACTCgatatatcaatttaatttttatttactcttaaAGTAACTTCTCTTATTATCAAGTATCATTTGTTAATCCATGTAGtttgatattaatgaaaaatgccGAAAGCATCCAGAGTACTTACTTTTCCACGTCGGACATCTTCGATAAGCGAGACGGgaaactgaaaataattacgagacGTATTACTCGCACTCTAGAAAacgtattttaatgtttttgcGGATTAAATATGTAACGATCTTAACGTAATAAATAGATTTTGATTACCAGAATCCAGCGTGGCTACGTTTGCTTCTTCTACAAAGTGAAAGAAAGTTAGGTTATTAGTCGACGGATCGTCAGCGACGCCTGGTGAAACCACGCACATTTTCAGTCGGCCAGACATGTTGATACGTGAGGACATCTACGAATTTTTCGACCAATCAAATTTCTTATTCTTGTTTGTTCCTTCGCTTTGTGTAATAGGCTTTACATTCATTGTGAGGCAACACAAAGCAACAATTCGTTTAAATTTGAAGATACGCTGAATCTGTGACGTCGTTACAGATAATTTGAAAAGTGgaatgtagaaataattatagctCACAAATTGACATTTGTGTTGTTACATTTTGATGCGGCTTTTCAAATTCGTAGTTTTCTTTCTCAGTGTTTtagaatacaattttaatattcgattGCTGGTATAATCAAGCTACCTaacctcgaaaaaaaaattgtctgaTGGCACATCAACATAAGGTACGTATACATGCCCAGCatgaaaatgtaaataaattttttttctgctacCAGTAGATTATTGCGGTTCCTAATTATACGTTTTTAAACGTAAGCCTATAATGTGTATTTTCAATCTCTAATACAGACTACATTTGGGGAGCTGCAAGCAGATGAAAGGTACAAACAACTACAACTTTCGATAAAACTTGAAACACTAAAACAGGAATGCAAGAAGAACGCGAccaatgataaaataatgacCATGAAAGCTTGGCCTAGCACCTCCagcattaattttgaaaatttagattCCAGCTATACAGCTCAATCACATCAAAATTCTATCATCAGGAGTGAGATTATAGCTTCTAgcaataatttaagaaatatgcTGTTAAGGAAAAACagttcaaatataaaaaaaaatccaatgGTTTCTACTTCATCTGTTAAACATTTTCAACAGAATAATTATGATAGGCTTCTTATGCCCCCTCCTGTAGTAAATACAGTTGGTCAGTCTTTTAAGGGTTTGCCAAGCAATCAaacagtattaaattataaaaaggcAATGTCAACTGTATGTGATAGATCTATTCAACTTTCCACAAATTCTTTGAAGAGTGCTCCTGGTTTGATATCTGCTAATTCTACCAGAGATTATACCAATACTTTTGCTGTACCAACCACATCTatacagaattattttaacatgGACAGAACATTTACAAAATGGAGAGTTAtgttaaataatcaatatGAGTTGATAATTAAAGGAACATTAGAATGGTGAGTGCAAAAATTctacattaattattctcaTCTTAAACATTGATATTGATTGTTAactatttgcaatatttttgtatGCAGTGGACAAATTGTACGTAGTAAACCAGTTATAAGAAGAATATCTGTAAAATGCGTCGAATCCAAGTACAAGAGCAAATATACTCTGCAAGGAAATATTGTTGATGAGAGaaatggtaaaaaattttataaaatttattttgttaaattaaccctattaattttaataataattaataatttatattaataacttacCATTTTATACAGCATTACCGGATTATgttcgcggaaaattttataacggcTTTCCTGACGATTGGGAAAATGTTTATCAAGTATGGAGGACATATGTCAGCCAAGGATGTCCAGTAACTTTTCATTGGCCTACTCCTATTACTGACAGTGATGATGATTTAAAGACCGAAGTAACAGATGCGacatgtttaaatattaaccaACGTTATTCGGCAACAAAGCCTTTTAACAGAAATAAGTGCACAAAGACTGAAAATCTTGGAAACAGTATAactgaaaagaataaaaaatatcgtaattattctGCTCATAGTTCACACACACAAAGCTGTCAGAATACTTCGTTTGTAAAACCTTTTATTTCTgattttgagaaaaatgaAGTTTCTGCCGtggaaataaatgaaaagtcGCTGTGCAATAAGGATAACGAACAAAATTCCAGAATAGATATAACTTCGTCATCTAGCCCgcaaaaaattactaaaatacAGGATATTCTTCAAGAAGACAAActgaacattattattaacaatttagcAGACAAAAATTGTTCTTCAAAGTATATTAACAAGTTTTTTGAGATGTTTGATTGTTTAGATTATATGGTGTCTTACAAATCTGGAACGGAATGTAGTAATGATCTAGTAGTCTCCCCAAGTAACGAAACCTTCAATTCGGAAGTGATACCATTGAAACAGAATTTAACGAGCAATTATAATTGTGCAAATACCAACAAACTGTCAAAACTGAATAGCGGACATTCTCTCGATTTAGGATATGgaagtataaaaaatgatttgaATACTGTTCAGTTATCAAACGTAGCAAGCGTTGAACCGagacaaaataaaagtttagaTGAATCAGAGAGCGAAACTTATGCGGGTGTATGTAAAATACCTATCGAACaagttttaaaagttaaagaatCGTTCAGAAAGAAATACAGacataaaataaagaagaaatgtGTTTGTTCAAATATTCAAAAGTCGAGTTTGTTAcatgaagaagaaaagaacGTTGAGTTAAAATCTACGGCTAATTCAGTCGTTAACACTAACAAAGATTTGTTTTCCGAATCTTGCATTAGCATCTCTGAGGACaatatggaaataattaatgatgcGAGTGAGTGTTCtaggaaaataaatattcaaagacCACAAGAAATGTTTTTCGATCAAGAAAtacagataaataatttcgataagtACAAAGGAGAGAAATCAATAACGCGAAATAAACAATTCCTCGATTTTGAGGCACAAAGAGACAACTTAAATGTTTTAACAAAAGAACAGAAACTTCCTTAcaggaatattaaaaaagatgcgcAGTTGCAACTTATTTCAGATATTTACTACACTAAAAATTCTGATATTGACGTTGTGACTGTTAGCTCGAGCTCGCGAAAAACGGATGAAAATGTAAAAGCATCGCGCGTTAAGATGGacgaaaataatgtaataactAGCAAAAGTAATAGCGTCTTTTCTGAGAAGCTTGATGCTGTTTcgaaaatacgtaaaaaatttttcgaacaAGATATTGAGACAAAATCTAAGCCGACAATAATCAGTTCGATGCCGGTACATTTGAATCTGAAAATACAAAAGCAAACAAATTCTCAGGCGGGACAAACGTATGATGTAAAACAAGTTATCAAGAATCAAGATAAGCAGGACGAAAATAATCAGTTGCTGGAAAGAACTAAGAATAAATCCACGTCGAAAACGTCAGTTGCTACAAAATCTGCGATTAATGATTCtcatttgaaaataatacttaataataaaaaagagatttgTTTAAcagcggcaaataaaaataaatcggaGAATATAAATCTTACTAAACCAGCGACAAATCCAACAACCAAGCAACCTAAAACCAGTGAGCTGGACACtgaattaaacaattttaaagtattaacCTCGTGGATGCCAAACGTCGTGCATTATAAGAAATCAAAAACTGAATTAGGTTTAACTTTCAAAGGAAAATTACTCAAGTAAGTTCTTTTAGATAATATGATTtacaatgaaataataattaataaacaattttaaataatttatagcgAGGTTGGCCATGTCGTGAATAGGAATTTTACGACAAACATCATTGCAAAGAGGATATCAGCGACGCTAATTGAAACGGTGGATCATGAATTTTATCAGCTTCTTGGTCATTTAAACGACAACAAGCGCAGTAAAGTATTTGAAATTCGACAATATTTgagcattaataaatattcgtcaattaaaaattacttcgTTGTATTTAGCTATTCCCAAGGAACTTGTGAGACAGTGTCGTTACGGATGTCCTACAAAGATCGATCAGTTTTGTCTCGAGTGGAAAAATTTGATGAATGGTAAAATATGATCCTTTTAAAAGACATATATTCAACAAGATTACATGCtgcaattattttgttttctagATACTATCGAATTCAATGAGAAACTTAATAATACGACAGTTGATTCACTGAATGCACCTGTTAGTTCTAGAGGCCGTCGAATCTTGCCTCCGTTATCTTACTGGACAggtaaatgaataattaatagtaaaattttatgtgaaaaaataataagaataaatccattttttgaagaaataaaaagataatattaaggtttttttttttttttaatattattaggtGAACGTGTAAGTTTGAAAGATAATAATCCAGTTTATAGCCCTGGCTTGTTGCAAGAAAATATCTTGCTCTCACCGACTGATAGTCCCAAAAAAGTTAGAAAAGATACTatggtaaaaattaattacaaaaatattgtctttataatatttaagataattatatataattttctttataaaatgtaGAATGTTGAAAAAaccaagaaagaaagaatgagtTTCGTCAAAAATACACAGAAGCaccaaaatattaataaacaaacaCTAGTGCATtccgaattaaataaaactcctggttcaaataaaaatcaagtaAGTTCTTACAATTAAGTCTTTGCAAAATATGTACATTTCtcaaaattagatttaaaattaagctattattatataaaactgaatttaaattaaatttaaattttaaaatatatacattttttaatttagacgtttcttataaaaaatattttaatttctaaacaaTTATTCCAGAGTAAAAGTGCAgacgatgaaaataaatccgTTAATTcaaagaaacataaaaaatccATCAAGTGCAAGCAACGATTAGTAAGAAACTTGTCGCTCTCGTCTAGTAGTAATTCCGGCGATGAGGAATGGTTCAGtaatacaaaaaaacaaaaaagaaatttgcggaaggtaacgttaaaattaattaaaaaaaaagctgtgtAATGTGTTTTTTATCAAGCGATAAactatacttttttttttttttttatacagcgTTTGCGCAAATCTTCAACAAAGGAAAATGCAAATTCAGAATCACCACGGTGTACAATGTCATTAAGAAAGCGACAAAAGGTAGAAACA
Coding sequences:
- the Zmynd10 gene encoding zinc finger MYND domain-containing protein 10 codes for the protein MADQIEHIIPPWEVEAYVEGLKISNFENIGTKSWLIFHKKLVLLNQQNVFEITELREESVTEWFISLKKIPILVYEAIQIDIWKHKVFPILIDLNGEPKNTFMLYSVFYHEVIAVSLLENILFHCEGAQTVEEFVIDLIDYAVQRVTMLLDGKTVDIHKKYEIKDSESCLEEITEKRKTLEFDIGMRCISILHYLIEILDTLPLCAISHMLAVHDIPYLFAHLIETQPWKKQNENGDVMMYEMNWKKINDIRKINKREGQVWFGLRQLLLNPKCSPYYEITEHRLSQFSQLQKHLHRDVLDQITLLIELKRWLSYLNISPAMPSSKPTCPIRVEVIPQIKSTILEKYHKMWKKLAKHQSKYLFTTDADYIKDAAQTLNQVYDLEKLNRIEIKYCLLCQEPSKKRCSRCKEVWYCSRECQVKDWENHKNICDTISKKRNSDSS
- the Rps12 gene encoding small ribosomal subunit protein eS12 isoform X2, whose translation is MSDVENDDVPSTIAAGGSMDVNTALQEVLKNSLIHDGVVHGLHEAAKALDKRQAMLCILADNCDEPMYKKLVQALCNEHQIPLIKVDNNKKLGEWAGLCKIDSAGKARKVVGCSCVVIKDFGEDTPAKDVLMEYLKQSAVH
- the Rps12 gene encoding small ribosomal subunit protein eS12 isoform X1; translation: MLMKLFLYSDDVPSTIAAGGSMDVNTALQEVLKNSLIHDGVVHGLHEAAKALDKRQAMLCILADNCDEPMYKKLVQALCNEHQIPLIKVDNNKKLGEWAGLCKIDSAGKARKVVGCSCVVIKDFGEDTPAKDVLMEYLKQSAVH
- the LOC139103135 gene encoding uncharacterized protein MAL13P1.304 isoform X1, giving the protein MAHQHKVRIHAQHENTTFGELQADERYKQLQLSIKLETLKQECKKNATNDKIMTMKAWPSTSSINFENLDSSYTAQSHQNSIIRSEIIASSNNLRNMLLRKNSSNIKKNPMVSTSSVKHFQQNNYDRLLMPPPVVNTVGQSFKGLPSNQTVLNYKKAMSTVCDRSIQLSTNSLKSAPGLISANSTRDYTNTFAVPTTSIQNYFNMDRTFTKWRVMLNNQYELIIKGTLECGQIVRSKPVIRRISVKCVESKYKSKYTLQGNIVDERNALPDYVRGKFYNGFPDDWENVYQVWRTYVSQGCPVTFHWPTPITDSDDDLKTEVTDATCLNINQRYSATKPFNRNKCTKTENLGNSITEKNKKYRNYSAHSSHTQSCQNTSFVKPFISDFEKNEVSAVEINEKSLCNKDNEQNSRIDITSSSSPQKITKIQDILQEDKLNIIINNLADKNCSSKYINKFFEMFDCLDYMVSYKSGTECSNDLVVSPSNETFNSEVIPLKQNLTSNYNCANTNKLSKLNSGHSLDLGYGSIKNDLNTVQLSNVASVEPRQNKSLDESESETYAGVCKIPIEQVLKVKESFRKKYRHKIKKKCVCSNIQKSSLLHEEEKNVELKSTANSVVNTNKDLFSESCISISEDNMEIINDASECSRKINIQRPQEMFFDQEIQINNFDKYKGEKSITRNKQFLDFEAQRDNLNVLTKEQKLPYRNIKKDAQLQLISDIYYTKNSDIDVVTVSSSSRKTDENVKASRVKMDENNVITSKSNSVFSEKLDAVSKIRKKFFEQDIETKSKPTIISSMPVHLNLKIQKQTNSQAGQTYDVKQVIKNQDKQDENNQLLERTKNKSTSKTSVATKSAINDSHLKIILNNKKEICLTAANKNKSENINLTKPATNPTTKQPKTSELDTELNNFKVLTSWMPNVVHYKKSKTELGLTFKGKLLNEVGHVVNRNFTTNIIAKRISATLIETVDHEFYQLLGHLNDNKRTIPKELVRQCRYGCPTKIDQFCLEWKNLMNDTIEFNEKLNNTTVDSLNAPVSSRGRRILPPLSYWTGERVSLKDNNPVYSPGLLQENILLSPTDSPKKVRKDTMNVEKTKKERMSFVKNTQKHQNINKQTLVHSELNKTPGSNKNQSKSADDENKSVNSKKHKKSIKCKQRLVRNLSLSSSSNSGDEEWFSNTKKQKRNLRKRLRKSSTKENANSESPRCTMSLRKRQKVETSPDKIVHKDTNSSKHYSAYYFSPKAPKNQELTYIYYHDIPKDDLSEDESM
- the LOC139103135 gene encoding uncharacterized protein MAL13P1.304 isoform X2 translates to MAHQHKTTFGELQADERYKQLQLSIKLETLKQECKKNATNDKIMTMKAWPSTSSINFENLDSSYTAQSHQNSIIRSEIIASSNNLRNMLLRKNSSNIKKNPMVSTSSVKHFQQNNYDRLLMPPPVVNTVGQSFKGLPSNQTVLNYKKAMSTVCDRSIQLSTNSLKSAPGLISANSTRDYTNTFAVPTTSIQNYFNMDRTFTKWRVMLNNQYELIIKGTLECGQIVRSKPVIRRISVKCVESKYKSKYTLQGNIVDERNALPDYVRGKFYNGFPDDWENVYQVWRTYVSQGCPVTFHWPTPITDSDDDLKTEVTDATCLNINQRYSATKPFNRNKCTKTENLGNSITEKNKKYRNYSAHSSHTQSCQNTSFVKPFISDFEKNEVSAVEINEKSLCNKDNEQNSRIDITSSSSPQKITKIQDILQEDKLNIIINNLADKNCSSKYINKFFEMFDCLDYMVSYKSGTECSNDLVVSPSNETFNSEVIPLKQNLTSNYNCANTNKLSKLNSGHSLDLGYGSIKNDLNTVQLSNVASVEPRQNKSLDESESETYAGVCKIPIEQVLKVKESFRKKYRHKIKKKCVCSNIQKSSLLHEEEKNVELKSTANSVVNTNKDLFSESCISISEDNMEIINDASECSRKINIQRPQEMFFDQEIQINNFDKYKGEKSITRNKQFLDFEAQRDNLNVLTKEQKLPYRNIKKDAQLQLISDIYYTKNSDIDVVTVSSSSRKTDENVKASRVKMDENNVITSKSNSVFSEKLDAVSKIRKKFFEQDIETKSKPTIISSMPVHLNLKIQKQTNSQAGQTYDVKQVIKNQDKQDENNQLLERTKNKSTSKTSVATKSAINDSHLKIILNNKKEICLTAANKNKSENINLTKPATNPTTKQPKTSELDTELNNFKVLTSWMPNVVHYKKSKTELGLTFKGKLLNEVGHVVNRNFTTNIIAKRISATLIETVDHEFYQLLGHLNDNKRTIPKELVRQCRYGCPTKIDQFCLEWKNLMNDTIEFNEKLNNTTVDSLNAPVSSRGRRILPPLSYWTGERVSLKDNNPVYSPGLLQENILLSPTDSPKKVRKDTMNVEKTKKERMSFVKNTQKHQNINKQTLVHSELNKTPGSNKNQSKSADDENKSVNSKKHKKSIKCKQRLVRNLSLSSSSNSGDEEWFSNTKKQKRNLRKRLRKSSTKENANSESPRCTMSLRKRQKVETSPDKIVHKDTNSSKHYSAYYFSPKAPKNQELTYIYYHDIPKDDLSEDESM